A region from the Acyrthosiphon pisum isolate AL4f chromosome A1, pea_aphid_22Mar2018_4r6ur, whole genome shotgun sequence genome encodes:
- the Rad23 gene encoding rad23 protein, with the protein MLITFKNLQQHTFKLEIDSDQTVRQLKEKLQAEKGSEYLAENQKLIYAGKILSDDTKISDCNIDSKKFVVVMVSKATGAVTATSATNTASAASATSVSDTKSTPSVSTPMIPADNSSIPIAQPRVVEQLPSPVETRASEPESASNDETERTIQNIMDMGYERPQVEEALRASFNNPDRAVEYLLTGIPQELLTDPTISPNRSVLSEDSGDLSGSSQVPATDPLAFLRNQPTFQQMRTVVQQNPELLNSVLQQIGQTNPALLQMISNNQEAFVRMLNEPNEGAAAAPAAASRGPADGFEVPVSTQDKEAIDRLKALGFPEHQVVQAYFACEKNENMAANLLLTQEPDD; encoded by the exons ATGCTTATCACGTTCAAAAATTTGCAACAGCACACATTCAAACTGGAAATTGATTCGGACCAAacg GTGAGACAGTTAAAAGAAAAACTGCAAGCTGAAAAAGGATCTGAATATTTGGCAGAAAACCAAAAATTGATTTATGCCG gaAAAATACTTAGTGATGATACTAAAATCAGTGATTGTAACATTGACTCAAAAAAATTTGTGGTGGTTATGGTTTCAAAAGCAACTGGTGCGGTTACTGCTACTAGTGCCACTAATACTGCTAGTGCTGCTAGTGCCACAAGTGTTAGTGATACTAAATCAACACCATCAGTTTCAACACCTATGATACCAGCAGACAA TTCTTCTATACCGATTGCACAACCTAGAGTTGTAGAGCAATTACCATCGCCAGTAGAAACACGTGCTTCTGAACCAGAATCTGCATCTAATGATGAAACTGAAAGAACGATCCAAAATATTATGGATATGGGATATGAAAGACCACAG GTTGAGGAAGCTCTTAGAGCTAGTTTTAACAATCCAGACAGAGCAGTTGAATATTTACTTACTGGAATACCTCAGGAACTTCTAACTGATCCAACTATTTCTCCAAATAGGAGTGTGCTCAGTGAAG ACTCAGGTGATTTATCTGGTAGTAGCCAAGTTCCTGCAACTGATCCTTTAGCTTTTTTGCGCAACCAACCAACATTTCAACAAATGCGTACTGTTGTTCAGCAAAATCCCGAATTATTAAACTCTGTACTGCAACAAATTGGACAAACCAACCCAGCACTGTTGCAAATGATTTCTAATAATCAAGAAGCATTTGTGCGCATGTTAAACGAACCTAATGAAGGTGCTGCTGCAGCACCAGCAGCTGCTAGTAGAGGACCAGCTGATGGATTCGAAGTGCCTGTATCTACACAAGACAAAGAAGCCATAGATAGA tTGAAAGCGTTAGGTTTTCCAGAACACCAAGTTGTGCAGGCATATTTTGCATGTGAAAAGAATGAAAATATGGCtgcaaatttattattgacacaAGAACCTGATGATTAA